AATTCACCTCCTGTCATCAAGTGACTTCCGGCTCTTGGTCCTCTCCTCCTGAAGAAGAAAATAACATGATACCATATTGTGAGATAAATTCTCTCCCCAATAAACTATTCATGTATCATTAGATAAACAATtatccaaaataattaaaaataataattgcaTATAAGATGTTTTACCTGGAGTTCTGCTAACTTCTCTCGAATCTGCATATACCCTAAATGgagtttccctccaaaatgatcAGCTAAGCGGCGATCACTGAAAATAGTAACAAATAGTAAAATGGTACAGTGAAAcatgcaaaaaaaaataatatattacaaCTGATGTATCACATGATTTCCCCAAAAATTTTCTAGCTAAGAATAGCATTATCGacaagcaaaaacagaaaagacGCACATTCTTTAGCTGCAAAAGTTATCCTCGTAAAACTGGCACAAGAGCCTGCTGGTGACAAGAGGTATTACTAACGGGTCAAAAGCTGAAGCACTTGAAACCCCAAATTCTAACTCCATAAATTCCTATCAAAACTTAAAGATGGGTAAAAAGATGTATTGCACAGGATCAGTTGTTACCTGTCATAAACACTCAAAAATGCTCCACATATGTCACACACGCGTAGCTTCTGATCAGTCTGAGTAGTTATATATGTATAAGAAAACATAAGAATCAATTGATATAATATAAGGAAAGCCATTCacacccaaaaaaagaaaaatgctcatgTGTGCCAGCATACATGTGTATTTTGCTCTCAAAAAGGTAAAGTTGCAGTGAAATGCTTGGATGCAAGAATATGGAAAAAGACTTGACATTACACATTTCATTTATTTGGATGCATCATTTAAAATGTAATCGAAATATGAGTGCAGATTTAATCTCATTAAAGTTATAGAACACAGGAAATCTACTCACAATCCGCACATCAGCAGCTGTATATTTTGAAGAATTTGAATTATCCACTACAGGCTCCTGCCTTGCCGGAAGCTGACACAAAAATCAGATTGTTAACACACAGATCGAAATTGACAAGAAAAAAGCACAGCAGGTATATATGAACTCTTCGATTTAAATAAGCAAACAGTACCCAAAATGATTTCAATAGCAAGACAAACAAAACCATATTATAAAAAGTGAAGGACCTTCTTAAGTGCTTCGGCTTCTTCCAATGCTTTTTGCGCCTCATCAACCTTTCCTTGCTCGCCTGTTCATTAATCCAAACTTATATAttgttaaatataaattaaagggATTTTTTCCTTAAAGAAGGCATCTCTCCTCAGTCTTCCAATGAGCTAAAGAATATCAGATCAGTGGCTTACCAAGGTCCTCGGCTTTCTTCAACTTCTCATTTATCATCTCTTGAGTTCGAGGATCAGGAGCAGCAACAGGAATGGGAGCCAAAGGAGGTGGATTTGGCAGAGGTTGAGGTAAAGATGCCCTGTCTTTGTTAAAGGCATCTAACAGGAGCATGGACTGTTTGGAAattgttagaaagttaaaagaatTGTTAGTATGCTCCTCTAAAATAGTGATCAGACAACTATCTTAATAGTCTAATGACAAAGGGAAACAATAAAAGGAAAAAGGTCAAACAATGATCCAGAGTTTACAACACCGACAACGACACATGGATCTTAGCATTCAAGGGTGATAACCGATAACTGACCTGCTTGTCTGCTCTTTTAGTTCTAAGTTCTTCCACAACCTCTAAAGCACGAATCTTGAGATCTGTCTTGCCTTCAAGATCTGCATCCAAAATTTTTTACATGGTGGAAAGATAAATAAAGACTTAAATTTTCATCATGGAATACACGTATCAAAGTATAACATCTCGTATAACTCCATGCTCATCAAAAGGGGGGAATATAAAAATATCAAGCGTACACAAATGTTCAAATCGTAAACACTACAAATGTTTTGAAAGTCTCATAATCAGCTTTGGTGAAAGGAATAAACCCTTTCAACTGATGTGGTTTTACATGTAATTAAACTTGAAAATATATGTTATGAATAGATGTAGGCTGCATAGCCACCATGCATGCAATTCTACAACATACCAGAACCATCAACAAATGTAGATACATTATCATTTTTCAAGCAAAGAACCATTAGAAAGGACAAAAAAGAAAACATTAATATAATACTTAGGCAATATATATATTCAACTTATCAGCAAAAACTACAACTTAAAGACCCTAAAAAAGGGGTTAGAATGGCATAAGCAGAAGTAATTCATGCATTATACCCCGTGGAATTGCAGGATTTTATACAATTAACGGAAAAGAGATGCAGGATCATCTACATGCTAACAAACGGAGTATGGACTAATAATTATACCATATTGATCAGCTTCTTTCAACTTCTCCTTGATTTCTTTTGACAACTCGAGCACCTCAGGAGTCTGCACATTCAACAGAACAATCATTAGAATTTATAGACCATCACAATCACTCAGAAAATCCCAACCATGCCTCATAGCGTCACCTGAGTAACTTCAGAGACTGAAATTGCAATTGCCGCTTTTGCATCTTCATCCTCAAGACGCTTCAGAGCTCTACCAATCTTCCTATCGCATTCACCAATGAGCTTGTCTATAACATCCTCCAACTCTCTGTCATAATTATCTGTCCCTTTCGCTTTTGCTTCCTCAT
The sequence above is drawn from the Arachis hypogaea cultivar Tifrunner chromosome 4, arahy.Tifrunner.gnm2.J5K5, whole genome shotgun sequence genome and encodes:
- the LOC112797587 gene encoding U1 snRNP-associated protein usp106, producing the protein MDAIRKQLDVLMGANRNGDVREVNRKYYDRDVCRLYLVGLCPHELFQLTKMDMGPCPKVHSLQLRKEYEEAKAKGTDNYDRELEDVIDKLIGECDRKIGRALKRLEDEDAKAAIAISVSEVTQTPEVLELSKEIKEKLKEADQYDLEGKTDLKIRALEVVEELRTKRADKQSMLLLDAFNKDRASLPQPLPNPPPLAPIPVAAPDPRTQEMINEKLKKAEDLGEQGKVDEAQKALEEAEALKKLPARQEPVVDNSNSSKYTAADVRITDQKLRVCDICGAFLSVYDSDRRLADHFGGKLHLGYMQIREKLAELQEERTKSRKSLDDRRSKERSRDREPSRDRDRGDSRERGRDYDRRSRDRDRHHDRDRGYDRERDRDYDRSRRRRSRSRSRERSRDYDRHRRYDRY